The sequence below is a genomic window from Cicer arietinum cultivar CDC Frontier isolate Library 1 chromosome 6, Cicar.CDCFrontier_v2.0, whole genome shotgun sequence.
TCCTCGTTTTCGTGAGGCACCAAAACACGAAACAAAGGTTTCCATTGATTCTCGATTCGATTCTATGTTCACTGACAAGAGTTTTTTGCCTTCTTCTGCACCCGTTGATAAAAGAGGGAAACTTAAGGAAAATCGTACATCACAACTCGATTCTCTCCGTCATTACTACAAAATCGATGTAAAGGACAAGAAGAAGGTAGAACATAGtagtgatgatgatgatgatgatgatgatgatgatgaagaggaagaagaagagggATTGGTGAAAGTAAATGCTGCAAAACCGGAGAATGATGAAGGAACTGAGTCTGAAGAATCCAGTGACTCGGATTCTGATGCTATAGACACAGATACTGCTACTGATATAGATACAGATACAGATGAAGGTGAAGGTGTAGATGAAGATTATGAGGAGGAAGCATCTGATATTCAGGTACAATTTTGCATTTTATTTGGAATATTCTCAGATTTGTTTATGATTCATTTGATGCcattttaaaaatcaacttgccctttattgaattattgttgttgtctgggttaaatatatttttaggttCTATAAAATTGCGATTTATAGTTTTAGGCTGCACACCAATTTATTCAATctagtttgttttttttattaatttttacaaaaaatgagTGCTTTAGTCCATGCATTTCGTCTCTTTTATAGCAAAATAAGCACTAAATTTGAACAAAAGTTATGTAggactaaatatttttttttttgaattttatagggactaaatatatttaacccttagtgttattattattgttgttgtagtTAATATTGTGAATATTATTATATGGACAGGAAGAGATAGTAGAGATTGAGAAAGAAACTCATAGGCTTGCTGTTGTTAATATGGACTGGAGGTATGTGAAGGTGAGTATTCAAGCCTACTGTGCCGTTGATgtgattgatttttaaaatgggaaatatttaatttaattgtttgtttatttgtagttggaatattttgtttgattaaaaTGTTTGTGTTTTCTGGTCGTAGGCTGTTGACTTGTATGTATTATTTAGTTCATTAGCCCCACCTAATGGACTGATCAAATCGGTAACTATATATCCAACTGAGTTTGGCCTTCAACGTATGCAAGAGGAGGAAGTTCACGGGCCTGTTGGGTTATttgatgaagaaaatgaaaCAAGTGATGAAGATGGTGGTGACAGTGATACTGAGAATGAGAAGCTGCGTACATATGAGAAGAGCAGGATGCGGTAAATAACAATAGTACCCGAGTCTTTTTGTGATGATATATTTGCTTATGGCATGTAGATAAAGTGTCAAATTTACTTTCATCTTGAATAAAATATGACTATTGTGCTACTGCTATTGCTTCCCGTCATTCAatgtttaattttgttattttttctgtAATCCTTAATTATATCAAGGTGCAAGTCTTGTGCTATGatgtttcaaaatattttacatgCTGATTTTGTTTTATACTTTAGTGGATATTACATTTACACTCCCTGAAACACACATTGTTATTCATTCATATGTCACTGCGCTAAGATCTGAGTCTCACATGCCACTCATATTATTGTTGACTGTTCTGGTGATACATACACATATCTGTAATATACAGtagaaaatataactttttcCTGCATTccaattttgttgttgtaaatttCTAATGCATAATAAGTGTTTTCTATGTGATGTGTCCACCTccctttttcctcttttaacaTCACGTAACTTGATTCTTTATCTGGCTCTCCAGGTACTATTTTGCTCTGGTGGAATGTGATTCAAGTGCCACAGCAGATCACATTTACAAAGAAAATGATGGTGTTGAGTTTGAACACTCATCTAATCCACTTGATTTAAGGTTTATTCCAGATGATATGAAATTCAATCAGCCACCTAAGGATGTTGCAACGGAGGTATTTAATACTATATATGTTGTATTTATgcattattataataataataggaaGATATTGACTCCTTTCTCTTCTTAGATACCTGCAAACTATGAGAACAAAAGTTTCTATTCGCGAGCACTTCAGCACAGTAAAGTTGAACTTACTTGGGATGAGGATGAACCTCTTAGAGAAAATACCTTGAAGCGTAAATTGAATGATGAGCAGGTCAGCATGCTTTGTCTTAACCTATTGGATACCTTGTACCTATTGGATACTTTGTGGATAAATTTCTCTCTTGGAAAATCTTGTGAGGTGTTAGTTTGGAACTTCGGAGTAGttacatctttttttatttagtcaTTTTCAAATGGTATctgtatttataaaattattgagtCCTATGTGTGAAGGAAATATACTCAATTTAGAGACGACTGACTGTAAATATCCAGGCCACACACATACATATATGCTGACAAACTGCATCTTTATATACTGGCATTCTTTTGTGCCTGAATAACCATGTGTCCTTTTTGTTGATTGTTATGTATCTGCATGGTAGAAGAGATTGAGAACCATTGATATTCTTgcatattgtttttttatgtaatgattttataatatttattttgtgtaattTGCTATGTACTAAGCTGTtagttttccttttcttttcccttCCACTGTAATAGCTGGCTCAGTTGGAAATGAAGGAATTCTTGGCTTCTGATGTGAGTGAAAGTGATGACAGTGAGGATGACAATGATGAACAGCCTCATAAGAAGGCTAGAAAAAGAGAAAAGCTTCGTGCTTTGCTCTCTTCCGGCAATGGTTCAGATGAAGACGCGGAAGATGATGATGCTCAAGATATGGAGGTCACCTTCAATACAGATTTACAAGATTTAAGCAAACATATTATGGAAAAGAAGGATAAAAAATCCAAAACAGTTTGGGAAGAATATCTGAGGAAAAGAAGTGAGAAAAGAAAAGCcagaaaaaacaaatcaaagCATTCATCAGATAGTGATGATAGCGATGATGATAATCAAGAAGCTACTGAAGAAGCAGATGACTTTTTCGTTGAGGAACATGTTACTAAGACGAGTAAGAAgggtaaaaatgaaaatgatcatAAGCCTCAAGATACGGATGAAGTAGTCGAAGCAAGCAAAGCAGAGCTCGAACTATTGCTTGCTGATGACAAGGGGACAGAGACTGGTCTCAAGGGATATAATCTCAAGTTTAAAAAAGGCAAGGGCAAAAAGATGGAGAGTGCTATTGATGAGGGGAAAATACCAAACAGTGCATATGATGATCCACGTTTTGCATCTCTTTTCTCAGCTGACTTTGCTATTGATCCCACCAATCCGCAATTTAAAAGGTATTTTATTGTCAAATATTGGTATTTCTTTGCATGATAGATATGTTGCAGTTTGCAACTATTTAAGTTAACATGCAGCTTGCAACTATTTAAGTTAACATGCAGCTTGCAACAAAACTTTTGTGAACTAAATAAAAACTTGCAAGTTATAATGTTTTTATGGCCTGGTAATACTCTCTTGTCTAACTCAAAGGTGAAATTTCATATGATTTCTAAGATTGAATAGTCTTGATCTCTTAAATTTTACTCTCTGCAATTCAAGAAGCTCGTTTAAGCTTTTTTTCATGCAGTGAActcaattttttctaaaatataattgtgAATGATTGCAGGAGTGCAGCATATGCCAGGCAGATGGCACAGAAGCAGAAGAAGGGTCATATGGAATTATCAGCTGAAAAGGAATGCACGGAGTTTCCGAAAGGAAAACAGTTGTCTTCTGATGGTTCTGGCAATCTGGCGAAGGGTGAGGAAGAAGGGTTAGATGCTTTGAAATCGAAGAAAGATAAACATGAGTTATCATCTTTGGTTAAATCGATTAAGATGAAATCCAAGCAAGTCCAGTTGTTATCTTCTAATGACAATATAAGGAAAGATGGAAAATCACAATTTAAAGGTAGGGAGAAAAGGAGGCACTAGATCTCAACTTTGTTGGTCCAATCTGCTCAATTGAATGCTATACATGCAAAATTGTGGGGGAAAAGCCAGGCATATGGTTGGTATTGGATGTATTGAGGCTCAGctagtttaatattttgtcaACATTCTTAACCATATAAtgcttattaatttttttttgttgcaaactAGGTGGATATTTGTTTTGTCGTTTCATTTATTATAACTTCTCATTAGAGAAGAAGTGAGGAGTCTCCTAAAGCCCTTGTTTTAACTTCTAAGCATCCACCATTTTTTTTGTCAGTGGAATTCAAAAAGGGCAAAGCCCAAAGGCTATATATATACTACATCAGAGGATCTACGCACTATTGCCCAAGGCAAGCTTAGTGCACTCAAATTTTGTAAACGCTTTTGACAACCCATTAATGCATCTTTTTTGTTTCCTTCCATGTCACTGTACTTCTGTGGCTATCTATTTTACAGGATTTCAGGGTATAATGATAGTGTCATTTCTTTTTAGGCTTAATTTCAGTTTTGATctccctattttaactgaatcgcgaaagtagttctcctattttgtttctctccagttttgatcccccaagcagaattttggtctaaaactatgaaatttcattttttttttgtatttatttaagtcatacaatgcctcaaaatctcatttgcaacagTTGTtcttgaaatatatgatcataaatagtgtagtacggctttaaaaactaaaattttatcgttttagactaaaattctgtttgggggaccaaaactgaggagaaacaaaatggagggattACTTTtgcaattcagctaaaatagggggactaaaactgcaattaagccttctTTTTATTTAACACCTTTGTGTTCCCCTTTGTCTGAACTTTATCCGCCTCACAGGAAAGCAAACTTTTCAAATGGAAATTAATTATGTCCTTTTCAGCGTTTTTCTTTCCGTCAAAAGTAATTGTGTTAAATTCAAAAGTCCGAAGATAGTTTGCTTTAAGCCTTAAATAAAATACTAGGAGACAATTTTTACAAACACTAAAACTTATATTCACACCACATgcactaaaatataatatttagaggcctaaataatattttaagtgttttaaactttatttcaacTCATAGAATTAGAATATCAATGATGATAAAATCcttaagattaattttttaaaagtaaaagtcATAAAAGAAAAGGGGAAACTATCGTTCTTTACTAGATAACACTACATCCGTATGTTAGTTGATTTTGGTCATATAATCGAAATTCAAAGCATTTGGTTGAGTCTGATATAAAAACTGTCTGTGTTGTGTTATAGTATTGATTGAATTGAGTCAAATCGTTGATTTCTAAATTAGATATTTAGTTatccactttttttttatttttttttattttttaat
It includes:
- the LOC101489325 gene encoding pre-rRNA-processing protein esf1, whose translation is MGSKNENTKKKNNDNNGKKKKMNNNNKGNGKGKVKDNSNPNHSSSSSNANVISDPRFSMVHTDPRFREAPKHETKVSIDSRFDSMFTDKSFLPSSAPVDKRGKLKENRTSQLDSLRHYYKIDVKDKKKVEHSSDDDDDDDDDDEEEEEEGLVKVNAAKPENDEGTESEESSDSDSDAIDTDTATDIDTDTDEGEGVDEDYEEEASDIQEEIVEIEKETHRLAVVNMDWRYVKAVDLYVLFSSLAPPNGLIKSVTIYPTEFGLQRMQEEEVHGPVGLFDEENETSDEDGGDSDTENEKLRTYEKSRMRYYFALVECDSSATADHIYKENDGVEFEHSSNPLDLRFIPDDMKFNQPPKDVATEIPANYENKSFYSRALQHSKVELTWDEDEPLRENTLKRKLNDEQLAQLEMKEFLASDVSESDDSEDDNDEQPHKKARKREKLRALLSSGNGSDEDAEDDDAQDMEVTFNTDLQDLSKHIMEKKDKKSKTVWEEYLRKRSEKRKARKNKSKHSSDSDDSDDDNQEATEEADDFFVEEHVTKTSKKGKNENDHKPQDTDEVVEASKAELELLLADDKGTETGLKGYNLKFKKGKGKKMESAIDEGKIPNSAYDDPRFASLFSADFAIDPTNPQFKRSAAYARQMAQKQKKGHMELSAEKECTEFPKGKQLSSDGSGNLAKGEEEGLDALKSKKDKHELSSLVKSIKMKSKQVQLLSSNDNIRKDGKSQFKGREKRRH